The following DNA comes from Ardenticatenales bacterium.
GACCAGACGACGAGGCGATAGCGCAGCGGCTCCCCCACGGGGAGCGTCGCCCCATCCGCCGCCAGCAGTTGCACGCTGCGGAAGCGCATCACGCCGCCAAAGCCGGGGGAACGAAGCTGGCTCAGGTCGTTGGCGGCGACAGGCGCCGCTTGCGCCAGGTATTGGCTCACGACCGCCCGCGTGGGGCCAATTTGGCGCACTTGCCCCTCGGCCAGATGTACCACTCGCCCGCACAGCGAACTGACCGCGCCCATGTTGTGGCTCACAAACAGCACCGTGCGCCCCTCGCGGGCTACGTCGCCCATTTTGCCCAGGCATTTGCGCTGAAAAACGGCGTCCCCCACGGCCAGCACCTCATCCACCAGCAAAATCTCCGGCTGCAAATGGGCGGCCACGGCAAAGGCCAGCCGCACATACATGCCGCTGGAGTAATGCTTCACGGGCGTGTCCAGAAAGGGGGCGATTTCGGCAAAGGCGACGATGGCCTCAAAATGGCGGGTAATCTCCGCGCGCCGCATCCCCAGGATGGCCCCGTTGAGGTAGATGTTCTCCCGCCCGCTCAGTTCGGGGTGAAAGCCCGTGCCGACTTCCAGGAGGGAGCCAACGCGGCCAAAAATCTCGGCGCGCCCGCGTGTGGGTTCGGTGATCTGGGAGAGAATTTTGAGGAGGGTGGACTTGCCCGCCCCATTCCGCCCGATCACGCCGACGACCTCGCCGCGCCGCACCTCGAAGGAGACGTCCTGCAATGCCCAAAATGGGGTTTTGCCCTGTCGTGAGCGGCGAAACAGGCCGGCTGCCGCTTCCCGCAGGGTGTCCGCGCGTGGTGCGCCCTGGGGAATCAGGTACTGTTTGGAGAGGCCGCGCAGGTGAATAGCCACGTCGCTCATGGGTGATCAGACAATGTCGGCAAAGGTACGTTCGGTGCGGCGGAAGAAGATGAGGCCGGTGCTAAAAATGAGCAGGGTGATGATGATGGAGACGAAGAAGCGGGTTCCCGGTGGATTTTGTCCCAGGAGCGCCCAGCGAAAGCCTTCGACGACGCCCGTCATGGGGTTGAGGGCAAGGAGGAAACGGAAGCGGGCGGGAATGAGGGTGCTGCCGTAGACGACGGGGGTGGCGTACATCCACAGTTGCAGGAGGAAGGGGATGAGGTGATTGACGTCGCGGTAGCGGACGTTGAGCGCGGCCAGCCAGAGGCCAAATCCCAGGGCGGTGAAGAGGGCGAGAAGGAGAAATGCCGGCAGCCACCATACCGCCGCCGTGGGTCTTACCCCATAAAAAGCCATCAATCCCAGAAAAACGACAAAGGCAATGGCAAAATCCGCCAGCCCGGAAAAAACGCCCGCCAACGGAATAATCAGGCGTGGGAAATACACTTTGGTGATCAGATTGGTGTTGCCCACCAGGCTGGTTGCCGCCCGATTGAGCGAGCCGGCGAAGTAGTTCCACGGCAGCAGCGCCGCGAAGGCAAACAGAGGATACGGCACATCCCCGGAAGGGACGCCCAGCAGCGTGCCAAACAGCAGCGTGAAAACGAGCATGCTCGCCAGCGGTTGTAGCACAATCCACAGGATGCCCAGCAACGTCTGCTTGTACCGCACTTTAACGTCCCGCCAAACGAGGAAGTACAGGAGTTCACGATACTGCCACACGCGATCAAGCTGCAAAGATACCCAGCCGGTGGAAGGTTCTATCACCAGCATGGGGGGCGGGGTGGACGGCGGGGTGGACGGTTGGGCGTCGGCGAAGGATGTTTGGGACATGGAAAACGTTAACCATAAGATTGGTTCATTCTCCAAGAATGAACCAATCTGAAGTGCGCCCTTACCGCATTGCCTCATGCACCCAGGCCAATCGCTGTTCATCACCCAGGTGTTCATACCAGAAAGCGCGTAAGGCCAGTTGCCCCTGCGCTTGATTGATGCCTGCCCATAGGGTTGTGCCGGCATCCACCCCCCCCGTGACAATGATTGCTTCGCCCAATAACTGGCGCGTGGCGTTGTTGCTGGGGGCGGCGGCGTAGGCCGCTTGCAGGTGCGCCAGGGCGCGATCATAGTCGCCCAAAGAGAGTTCGATTTGACCGAGGCGGCGGTTGGCGCTGGCGTTAGCGGGATCGAGCGCCAACGCGCGTTCATAGGCGGCAATCGGCTGGCTCAGGTCCACGGCGCGGCGCACGGCATCTTGCAGCGGCCAGTCCGGCCACTGGTAGACGGTTAGCTCTATCCGGCTCTGGCGCGCGGCGGCGAAATTGCGCCAGGCCAGCGCCCGCGGTTGGCGCTGCCAGGGGAGCAGGGCGAGCAAAGCCAGCAACAGCGCCGCCGCCAACCGGCGGCGGCTTTGTCGCCTCTGGCGTGGTCGCGGGTCCGCCAGGACGAAGGCCAGGGGCGCAAAGAGCAGCAGCAATGCCCGGCTGCCATAAAAAGCGTCATCCACCATCCCATGCGCCAGGATGGTGGTCAGGGAGAGCGCGCCCGCCGCCAGCGTCGCGGGCAGTTGTTCGTCCGCCGCCATCCGCCAGACGGAGATGCCGGCCAGGGCTACCAGCCATCCCAACGCCAACACGCCGAACCCGCCTTGCTCAATCGCCACATCCAGCCACAAATTGTGCGCGTGTATGCTGTGGCCGACGTGGACGAGCAGGCTGTAGCTGGCGTAGAGCAAAGGGAAACTGCCCAATCCCGCGCCCACCAGCGGATAATCCGCCGCCAGAGAGAGGCTGCCCCGGTAAAGGTCGAGGCGGCTGAGGGTGCTGTTCGGGCCGGGGAGCGCGGCCAGCAGGCGACCCCAGGCGGGCGCGCCGAACAGGAGAAACGCCAGGGCCAGGCTGGCGCTGAGGCAAAGGCCGCCCAACATGAGCCAGCGACGGGGGAGTGACCGGCGGCGGCTGACCCAACCGGCCAACTGCCAGCCACCGATCAGGAGCGCGGCTCCGGCTAAAGCCGCCCATGCGCCCCGTGAGGCGGTGAAAAGCAAACCGACCAGGGAGAAAAACAGCAGTCCCGCGCCGCCCGCGCGCCGCCATCCCTGGTTGCTCCACACTGTGGTGGCGGCGAAGGGCAGGCTCATCCCCAGCAGGCCGCCGACGACGTTAGGGTGCAGGGGATGACCGGGAAATGCCGGCATCCATCTCCGCAAAACGCGCCCGACATCAACCAACATCGCTATCTTCGTCGGGTAAGAATCCCAGTCGTTGGTGCAAAGGAAATAGAGGCTGACAACCGCGCCCAATGCGGCCAGCAGCCAGGCAGCCTGGCGCACCAACCCCGCCTGATGCAGGGCGACCAGGGCGGTAAACAGGAGCCAGCCGCCGATAATCAGCCAGAATTTGGCCCAAGCGGTGGCGGGATCGTAGGCAGCCCCAAGGCTGACGGCGGCGGTGAGGGTGAAGGCGAACAGGGGGATGTGGGCCGGGCTGCGCGGCGGCAGGCGGCGGGCGACCGGCCAGGGGGCCAGACCCAGGAGCAGCGGCCACGCGCCCACTTGCGGCCAGTGATACCAGAGGGCGGCGGCGGCAACGGCGGCGACGAGGCTGGCCCAGGCGAGGCGGGGAGATGGGGCCGCATTCCGCGGCGGCGGCGTGGTCACGGCTCTCTCCGTCGGCGCAGGCCACGGAAGAGGACGAACAAGACGAAGAGGCCGGCGGGGATGACGCTGATGATGACGCGCCAAATCAGGTTGTTATTGGCGGTGGGGAGGAGGTTGATGCCGGCATTTTCCTCTTTCGGAAACGGAATCGTCGGCGTCGGCAATGGCACGGTCGGCACAGGGGCCACCGGCGCGGGCGGCGTCGCCGTTGCCGGCACACGCGGCGGCGGCAGAACTACGGGCAGCGACACGCGGCGGCTGGTCACAAAAGACACGCCCATCTCGCCCCCATCCAACAGCGCCAGCAGCGTCCCATTCGGCGACAGCGCCGCGCCCAAAAACGCGGCGGCGGACATCTGCGGGAGTAATAACGACTCCGCGCTCAGCCACTGCCCCCCACGCCACTGCCAGTGTAGCAAACCGGCGTCCGTCCATTGCAGCAGTTCCACCGCTCCCGGCGCGGCAGCGGCGGCAGTCAGTCCGCTCCGCGAGGAAACGCGATGCGCCTCACCCCAGGAAAAGCCGTCCAGGGAAACCTGGTGATAGATCGCCTCGCGCTCGCCATCCCGCGTCTGCCAGAGGCGATGCACTTGCTCCTCTCCACCGACCGGCAGTGCGTACCAGATTGGCGGTGCGTCCGACACCTGTTCCGGCGGGGAAAAGGTGTCGCCCCCGTCATCGGAGCGCGCATAGTAGAGTGCCGTGGGCGTGGCGGACGACAATGCCGGCAAGCTCACCCGCGTCCAGAGTAGATGCAACCCGCCATCCCGCGTCAGCGCCAGGCGCGGCTGCGCGACGCCTTCCCACGCCGCCGCCGCCGCCGCAAAAACGGTGCGCGGCGCCGACCAGGACTGCCCCCCATCCATCGAACGCAGCAAATAGATGCCCCGCGCCTCGTTATAAGGAATGGCATAGGCCACGAATAGGGTATCCCCTTGTGCGGCAATCGTCGGGTCGCCGCCGCCCGCGTGCGGTTGGGGCAGGGTCAGCGGTTCGGACCAGTTGCTGCGCATGGCGGCGGCGGCGGCGCCGGCCTGGCTAAAGGTGAGCGAACCCCCGCCGGCTGCCGTGAGCAGCAGCCGCCCGCGCGCGTCCATCGTGATTGCCGGCGGTCCCGTGTCGCTGCCGGGCAGCGTGAGAACGGAAACGGGTTGGGACCAGTTTGCGCCATCCCAGCGGGCATAATAGATGCTGCCTGCCTGCGACCAGACGCGATGGATAAAGCCGTCGGCGTCAACGGCCAGCGCGGAGGGGGTGTTGCCCGCGGAAGGGGCGGCGGTGAGTGGCTGCCACACCGGAGGCGGCGGGAACCAATCCGCTATGTCGCCGGGGGCGCGCGTGGTCGCCCAGGTGTCCTGGCTGCCGCTGTCGCATCCCACGAGTAGCAGCCGTTCCGCGCCATCCAGCCCCATTTGGATGCAGGCCAGCGCCAGGCGACGATAGGTAGCGGGGTTGATCAGGTCGGCAAGCCCGGTTTGCGCCTGGGGATCGCTCCACTGTTGCCCATTCCAGGCGAGGAGTACGAGTTGTGCCGGCATTTGCGCCCACAACAGCAGCCCCTCCTCTCCTCCCAGAAATTGCGCCGTTTGCGGGCAGCCGGTCAGGGGAACAGAGCCGGTTTGCCAGGTGCGGCCATCGTCATCGGTCCATTGGTGACGCAGACGGCAGGCGTCCTGTCCGTGTTCGGCGGGCCAGAGGAGGTGTGTGGTTGTGCCGGCATTTGCCAAAACAGGACGAGCCGGACCGACCGCGTCGCTGAGGTCCTCCGGCGCGCGCCGGTCAACCAGCGTGGGCGCATCCCACGACGCGCCCCCATCGGCGGAGCGGCTGAGATAGACCCGCTCCAGCGGCGGCACATCCCAGGCCAGCATAACGAGGTCGTCAGCGGCAACGATCTGCAAGGCCGGGGCAGTGGCGCGCAAATAGGGGGATTGATAGCGGACCGTTGGCTCGCTCCAGGTCGCCCCATCGTCAGCGGATTGGCGGTAGAAAATGGACGCAGGGGCGGCGGGGGCGGCCTGACGCGCGGCGTAGGCGAGATGGAGCCGGTCATCCGCGCCAATGGTAGCCGCCAGCGACAGGACACGCTGCGCCAGCGTCTGCGGCGCGGACCAGGCCGCGCTATCGGCAAAAGCGCCGGCGGCCACCTGGTTGACTTGCAATGCCCCTTCCGCCGTCAGCCAGAAGGCGTGGATAACGTTGTCCGGTGTGGATAACAAGATGGGGCGGGCCGTGGCAAAGGGAAAGTCAACGGCCACCGGTGGGGACCAGGTATATGCGCCATTTGTGCCGGCATTTCCCCGTGTGAACATGGGGCCGGCGAGCGTGTCCCGCCAGAGGACATAGGGCACGCCGCGCGCATCCCAAAAGAGCAGCGGATCGGTGGCGGCCCCGGATTGGGAGAGATTTTGCGGCGGCGACCAGTCATGCTCCGGGGCGGCTTGCGCCTGCGCCGCGCGGGCGGGCGCGCCCAGGAGCAGCAGCGCCCCCAGCAGCCAGAGGAGACACCACGCCGCGGCGCGGTACCACCCATGAATGAAACTGAGGTGTCGTCGTAGCCCGATTTGGAAAATCGCCCTACATTTCCAGAGGAGTGAGAATTGCCGGCGGA
Coding sequences within:
- a CDS encoding O-antigen ligase family protein, encoding MTTPPPRNAAPSPRLAWASLVAAVAAAALWYHWPQVGAWPLLLGLAPWPVARRLPPRSPAHIPLFAFTLTAAVSLGAAYDPATAWAKFWLIIGGWLLFTALVALHQAGLVRQAAWLLAALGAVVSLYFLCTNDWDSYPTKIAMLVDVGRVLRRWMPAFPGHPLHPNVVGGLLGMSLPFAATTVWSNQGWRRAGGAGLLFFSLVGLLFTASRGAWAALAGAALLIGGWQLAGWVSRRRSLPRRWLMLGGLCLSASLALAFLLFGAPAWGRLLAALPGPNSTLSRLDLYRGSLSLAADYPLVGAGLGSFPLLYASYSLLVHVGHSIHAHNLWLDVAIEQGGFGVLALGWLVALAGISVWRMAADEQLPATLAAGALSLTTILAHGMVDDAFYGSRALLLLFAPLAFVLADPRPRQRRQSRRRLAAALLLALLALLPWQRQPRALAWRNFAAARQSRIELTVYQWPDWPLQDAVRRAVDLSQPIAAYERALALDPANASANRRLGQIELSLGDYDRALAHLQAAYAAAPSNNATRQLLGEAIIVTGGVDAGTTLWAGINQAQGQLALRAFWYEHLGDEQRLAWVHEAMR
- a CDS encoding ABC transporter permease, with protein sequence MSQTSFADAQPSTPPSTPPPMLVIEPSTGWVSLQLDRVWQYRELLYFLVWRDVKVRYKQTLLGILWIVLQPLASMLVFTLLFGTLLGVPSGDVPYPLFAFAALLPWNYFAGSLNRAATSLVGNTNLITKVYFPRLIIPLAGVFSGLADFAIAFVVFLGLMAFYGVRPTAAVWWLPAFLLLALFTALGFGLWLAALNVRYRDVNHLIPFLLQLWMYATPVVYGSTLIPARFRFLLALNPMTGVVEGFRWALLGQNPPGTRFFVSIIITLLIFSTGLIFFRRTERTFADIV
- a CDS encoding ABC transporter ATP-binding protein; protein product: MSDVAIHLRGLSKQYLIPQGAPRADTLREAAAGLFRRSRQGKTPFWALQDVSFEVRRGEVVGVIGRNGAGKSTLLKILSQITEPTRGRAEIFGRVGSLLEVGTGFHPELSGRENIYLNGAILGMRRAEITRHFEAIVAFAEIAPFLDTPVKHYSSGMYVRLAFAVAAHLQPEILLVDEVLAVGDAVFQRKCLGKMGDVAREGRTVLFVSHNMGAVSSLCGRVVHLAEGQVRQIGPTRAVVSQYLAQAAPVAANDLSQLRSPGFGGVMRFRSVQLLAADGATLPVGEPLRYRLVVWSGADVADLTIGASLFHASGRCIGSLLPQHPFAIRAGQTVTLRLTIDNLNLAPGFYYAGFSVGQGGAHDERFDYDIVAGTMLGFQIIPTQPAAGPPLAWNGGWGDIMFRQTHLDIEAIAQKP
- a CDS encoding exo-alpha-sialidase, which translates into the protein MVRHRERPSHLLLMIRRQFSLLWKCRAIFQIGLRRHLSFIHGWYRAAAWCLLWLLGALLLLGAPARAAQAQAAPEHDWSPPQNLSQSGAATDPLLFWDARGVPYVLWRDTLAGPMFTRGNAGTNGAYTWSPPVAVDFPFATARPILLSTPDNVIHAFWLTAEGALQVNQVAAGAFADSAAWSAPQTLAQRVLSLAATIGADDRLHLAYAARQAAPAAPASIFYRQSADDGATWSEPTVRYQSPYLRATAPALQIVAADDLVMLAWDVPPLERVYLSRSADGGASWDAPTLVDRRAPEDLSDAVGPARPVLANAGTTTHLLWPAEHGQDACRLRHQWTDDDGRTWQTGSVPLTGCPQTAQFLGGEEGLLLWAQMPAQLVLLAWNGQQWSDPQAQTGLADLINPATYRRLALACIQMGLDGAERLLLVGCDSGSQDTWATTRAPGDIADWFPPPPVWQPLTAAPSAGNTPSALAVDADGFIHRVWSQAGSIYYARWDGANWSQPVSVLTLPGSDTGPPAITMDARGRLLLTAAGGGSLTFSQAGAAAAAMRSNWSEPLTLPQPHAGGGDPTIAAQGDTLFVAYAIPYNEARGIYLLRSMDGGQSWSAPRTVFAAAAAAWEGVAQPRLALTRDGGLHLLWTRVSLPALSSATPTALYYARSDDGGDTFSPPEQVSDAPPIWYALPVGGEEQVHRLWQTRDGEREAIYHQVSLDGFSWGEAHRVSSRSGLTAAAAAPGAVELLQWTDAGLLHWQWRGGQWLSAESLLLPQMSAAAFLGAALSPNGTLLALLDGGEMGVSFVTSRRVSLPVVLPPPRVPATATPPAPVAPVPTVPLPTPTIPFPKEENAGINLLPTANNNLIWRVIISVIPAGLFVLFVLFRGLRRRREP